A stretch of the Actinomycetes bacterium genome encodes the following:
- a CDS encoding SAM-dependent methyltransferase, with the protein MTEIHLCQSYIVDKALHWPLSFHSLIWWGFITFQNLFGTKVLKSGKGVFATRSPHRPNHLGMSVVRLEKVEGSRIYVRDVDMLDGTPVIDIKPYVADLDCRQDK; encoded by the coding sequence ATCACGGAAATACATCTATGTCAATCATATATTGTGGATAAGGCACTACATTGGCCTCTAAGTTTTCATTCTCTTATATGGTGGGGTTTTATTACTTTTCAGAACTTATTTGGGACTAAAGTACTGAAGTCGGGAAAGGGAGTATTTGCCACCAGATCGCCGCACCGGCCCAACCACCTGGGAATGTCGGTGGTAAGGCTGGAGAAAGTTGAGGGCAGTAGAATCTATGTAAGGGATGTAGACATGCTGGACGGGACGCCGGTTATAGATATAAAGCCCTATGTAGCTGACCTGGACTGCAGACAGGATAAATAA